A genomic region of Candidatus Methylomirabilota bacterium contains the following coding sequences:
- a CDS encoding putative 2-aminoethylphosphonate ABC transporter substrate-binding protein, with product MLKRSWMVAVLAVGVTALLTVPAFAQKQTVVVYTAIENEQVTEYMKALNKSHPNLDVKMLRLSTGDIAARFMAEKDNMQADLIWGVAATNMLVFKNAGLLEPYAPKGLDRIQPLFRDKANPPSWVGIDIYMSAFCYNTEVGKKNNLPKPESWADLTKPVYKGHVVMPNPASSGTGYLSVASILQRLGEAEGWKYLDALNTNIAEYTKSGSKPCKDAAAGERAVGVSFEYVALEMKKKGSPVEMVLPKEGSGYEMEANGLTKKGAKNPAAKEFLDWAASDEAMALYAKFFAAVGVAGFPVPEGLPKDISKVVYPNDFEWSAKNRDRILAEWSKRYAK from the coding sequence ATGCTGAAGCGCAGCTGGATGGTCGCCGTGCTCGCGGTCGGCGTCACGGCGCTCCTCACCGTCCCCGCGTTCGCCCAGAAGCAGACGGTGGTGGTGTACACCGCGATCGAGAACGAGCAGGTCACGGAGTACATGAAGGCGTTGAACAAGTCCCACCCGAACCTGGACGTCAAGATGCTGCGGCTGTCCACCGGCGACATCGCGGCTCGGTTCATGGCCGAGAAGGACAACATGCAGGCCGATCTCATCTGGGGCGTGGCCGCCACGAACATGCTCGTGTTCAAGAACGCCGGGCTTCTCGAGCCGTACGCGCCCAAGGGACTCGACCGCATCCAGCCGCTGTTCCGCGACAAGGCGAACCCGCCGTCCTGGGTCGGCATCGACATCTACATGTCGGCCTTCTGCTACAACACCGAGGTCGGCAAGAAGAACAATCTCCCCAAGCCCGAGTCCTGGGCCGATCTCACCAAGCCCGTCTACAAGGGTCACGTGGTGATGCCGAACCCGGCGAGCTCCGGCACCGGCTATCTCTCGGTCGCATCCATCCTGCAGCGGCTGGGTGAGGCGGAGGGGTGGAAGTACCTGGACGCCCTGAATACCAACATCGCCGAGTACACCAAGTCCGGCTCCAAGCCCTGCAAGGACGCGGCGGCCGGCGAGCGCGCCGTCGGCGTCTCGTTCGAGTACGTTGCCCTCGAGATGAAGAAGAAGGGGAGCCCGGTCGAGATGGTGCTGCCCAAGGAGGGCTCGGGCTACGAGATGGAGGCCAACGGTCTCACCAAGAAGGGGGCGAAGAATCCGGCCGCCAAGGAGTTCCTCGACTGGGCGGCGAGCGATGAAGCGATGGCGCTCTACGCCAAATTCTTCGCCGCGGTGGGCGTGGCCGGCTTCCCCGTTCCCGAGGGTCTGCCCAAGGACATCAGCAAGGTGGTATACCCCAACGACTTCGAGTGGTCCGCGAAGAACCGCGATCGCATCCTCGCCGAGTGGAGCAAGCGGTACGCGAAATAG
- a CDS encoding SDR family oxidoreductase yields MPGRLNGKVTLITGAGMGMGREASTLFAGEGARIVVCDINEQAAKETVSLVEKAGGQAVAAVGDVAVEADVKRMVETGIRAFGALHVLYNNAGVLWKDKDRSVLETDGAQWDRVMGINLKSVFWVTKYGIPHLRAAGGGSIILVGSVSALAGFTRAQDAYTAAKGALISLNKSLAIQFAKDGIRSNVIHPGIVETPLQAPYLTDELRAEFKTGIPLGRIGQPRDIAYAALFLASDESAFMTGAEMIVDGGFMAQ; encoded by the coding sequence ATGCCAGGCAGATTGAACGGGAAGGTAACGCTGATCACCGGGGCCGGCATGGGCATGGGCCGCGAGGCTTCCACCCTGTTCGCCGGCGAGGGCGCGCGCATCGTCGTCTGCGACATCAATGAGCAGGCCGCGAAGGAGACGGTGTCCCTCGTGGAGAAGGCCGGGGGCCAGGCCGTCGCCGCGGTGGGGGACGTCGCCGTCGAGGCCGACGTGAAGCGCATGGTGGAGACCGGAATCCGCGCCTTCGGCGCCCTCCACGTGCTCTACAACAATGCCGGCGTGCTGTGGAAGGACAAGGACCGCTCGGTGCTGGAGACGGACGGCGCGCAGTGGGACCGCGTCATGGGGATCAACCTCAAGTCCGTGTTCTGGGTCACCAAGTACGGGATCCCGCATCTGCGGGCGGCGGGCGGGGGCTCCATCATCCTGGTGGGCTCGGTCTCCGCGCTGGCCGGCTTCACCCGCGCCCAGGACGCCTATACCGCCGCCAAGGGGGCGCTCATCTCGCTGAACAAGTCCCTGGCCATCCAGTTCGCCAAGGACGGGATCCGCTCCAACGTGATCCATCCGGGGATCGTCGAGACCCCGCTCCAGGCGCCGTACCTCACGGACGAGCTGCGGGCGGAGTTCAAGACCGGCATCCCCCTGGGCCGCATCGGCCAGCCGCGAGACATCGCCTACGCCGCGCTCTTCCTCGCCTCCGACGAGTCGGCGTTCATGACGGGCGCCGAGATGATCGTGGACGGCGGCTTCATGGCCCAGTAA
- a CDS encoding glutamine synthetase family protein, translating to MKKPTPAKTSETAELESLIRKGEIDTVLTVFPDHLGRLMGKRVVGRYFLDHVLGDGVHACIYLFTVDMEMEPLPGFTLTSWERGYGDMKLVPDLGTWRRIPWLKATALVFCDVYTEEGEPIEEAPRWVLRRQVERAAKAGYVVNTASELELYLFRESFDEARPKRFHGLTPVSGYFEDYHILQTTKEEGLVQTIRNGMEGAGVPVEFSKGEWGKGQEEINLRYAPALEMADRHVLYKHGVKEIAWQQGVSVTFMAKYDMAAAGSSCHVHSSLWDHRSGKALFPGRDRQGSLLFQQWLAGQMAMARDFALFYAPTLNSYKRYQAGTFAPTRIAAGWDNRTCGFRICGEGAGFRVENRIPGADANPYLAFAATIAAGLHGIEKRLKAPRPYAGNAYEDPKLPQVPKTFREALDTLEGSRVAREAFGAKVVEHYLRLGRLEQQAFDQVVTDWELIRYFERI from the coding sequence TTGAAAAAACCCACGCCCGCGAAGACCTCGGAGACGGCCGAGCTCGAGTCGCTGATCCGCAAGGGGGAGATCGACACCGTCCTCACCGTTTTCCCCGACCATCTGGGGCGCCTGATGGGCAAGAGAGTGGTCGGCCGCTACTTCCTGGATCACGTGCTCGGCGACGGCGTCCACGCCTGCATCTACCTCTTCACCGTGGACATGGAGATGGAGCCCTTGCCCGGCTTCACTCTCACCTCGTGGGAGCGCGGCTACGGTGACATGAAGCTGGTGCCGGATCTCGGCACGTGGCGCCGTATCCCCTGGCTCAAGGCGACCGCGCTGGTCTTCTGCGACGTCTACACCGAGGAGGGCGAGCCCATCGAGGAGGCGCCGCGCTGGGTGCTGCGGCGCCAGGTGGAGCGCGCCGCCAAGGCGGGCTATGTCGTGAACACCGCGTCCGAGCTCGAGCTCTATCTCTTCCGCGAGTCCTTCGACGAGGCGCGGCCCAAGCGCTTCCACGGGCTCACGCCGGTGTCCGGCTACTTCGAGGACTACCACATCCTCCAGACCACCAAGGAGGAAGGGCTGGTCCAGACCATCCGCAACGGCATGGAAGGGGCGGGCGTGCCGGTGGAGTTCTCCAAGGGCGAGTGGGGGAAGGGGCAGGAGGAGATCAACCTCCGCTATGCTCCCGCCCTCGAGATGGCGGATCGCCATGTCCTCTACAAGCACGGGGTGAAGGAGATCGCCTGGCAGCAGGGCGTGTCCGTCACCTTCATGGCCAAGTACGACATGGCGGCGGCGGGCTCCTCCTGCCACGTCCACTCGTCGCTATGGGATCACCGCAGCGGCAAGGCGCTGTTCCCTGGCCGCGACCGCCAGGGGAGCCTCCTTTTCCAGCAGTGGCTTGCCGGGCAGATGGCGATGGCGCGGGATTTCGCCCTGTTCTATGCGCCGACGCTCAACTCGTACAAGCGCTATCAGGCGGGGACCTTCGCCCCCACCCGCATCGCCGCGGGCTGGGACAACCGCACCTGCGGCTTCCGCATCTGTGGCGAGGGAGCGGGCTTCCGGGTGGAGAACCGCATCCCGGGCGCCGATGCGAACCCCTACCTGGCCTTCGCCGCCACCATCGCGGCCGGGCTCCACGGCATCGAGAAGCGTCTCAAGGCGCCCCGGCCCTATGCCGGCAACGCCTACGAGGATCCCAAGCTGCCCCAGGTGCCGAAGACCTTTCGCGAAGCGCTCGACACCCTGGAGGGCTCGCGCGTGGCGCGCGAGGCCTTTGGCGCCAAGGTCGTCGAGCACTACCTGCGCCTCGGCCGGCTCGAGCAGCAAGCCTTCGACCAGGTCGTCACCGACTGGGAGCTGATTCGATATTTCGAGCGCATCTAG
- a CDS encoding 2-aminoethylphosphonate--pyruvate transaminase, with product MIDRRAEPFLLTPGPLTTSTTTKQAMLRDWGSRDPAFMALNARVRERLVALAGGQGTHVCVPLQGSGTFIVEAMLATMVPPDGKLLILVNGAYGKRMLRMCQYHRRAYVELEVPEDRAVNPAAVDAALAGDPGITHVALVHCETTSGVLNPVAEVAAVVARRGRRFLLDSMSAFGALPLDAHRGPFDAMVASANKCLEGVPGMGFAIVRQTALEGAKGQCGSLSLDLHDQWVAMEKTGQWRFTPPTHVIAALDQALAEHAAEGGVEGRGARYARNCGILVGGLRAMGFETLLPDAIQAPIIVTVRMPVDARFHFQTLYDRLAERGYVIYPGKLTVADSFRIGCIGRLGEEEMRGVLAAVADIVQEMGVSSCRPA from the coding sequence ATGATCGACCGCCGCGCTGAGCCGTTCCTCCTCACCCCGGGTCCGCTCACGACCTCGACGACGACCAAGCAGGCGATGCTGCGGGACTGGGGCTCGCGCGATCCCGCCTTCATGGCGCTGAACGCGCGGGTGCGCGAGCGGCTGGTCGCCCTCGCGGGCGGGCAGGGGACGCACGTGTGCGTGCCGCTACAGGGGAGCGGAACCTTCATCGTGGAGGCGATGCTCGCGACCATGGTACCGCCGGACGGCAAGCTCCTCATCCTCGTCAACGGCGCCTACGGCAAACGCATGCTCCGCATGTGCCAGTATCACCGCCGCGCCTACGTGGAGCTGGAGGTCCCGGAGGATCGTGCGGTGAATCCAGCCGCGGTCGACGCCGCGCTGGCCGGCGATCCCGGCATCACGCACGTTGCGCTGGTCCACTGCGAGACCACCTCCGGCGTGCTCAATCCCGTGGCCGAGGTGGCCGCGGTGGTCGCCCGCCGGGGCCGCCGCTTCCTGTTGGATTCAATGAGCGCCTTCGGCGCCCTGCCGCTCGACGCGCACCGCGGCCCCTTCGACGCCATGGTCGCCTCCGCGAACAAGTGCCTGGAGGGCGTGCCCGGCATGGGGTTCGCCATCGTGAGGCAGACCGCGCTGGAAGGGGCCAAGGGGCAGTGCGGCTCGCTCTCGCTCGACCTCCACGATCAGTGGGTCGCGATGGAGAAGACGGGGCAATGGCGCTTCACCCCGCCCACCCACGTGATCGCTGCGCTCGACCAGGCCCTCGCCGAGCATGCGGCCGAAGGCGGCGTGGAGGGCCGCGGGGCCCGGTATGCTCGTAACTGCGGCATCCTGGTGGGCGGTCTCCGGGCCATGGGCTTCGAGACCCTGCTGCCCGACGCCATCCAGGCCCCCATCATCGTGACGGTCCGGATGCCCGTCGACGCGAGGTTCCACTTCCAGACGCTCTACGACCGGCTCGCCGAGCGGGGTTACGTGATCTACCCAGGCAAGCTCACCGTGGCCGACAGCTTTCGCATCGGCTGCATCGGGCGCCTCGGCGAGGAGGAGATGCGCGGGGTGCTCGCGGCCGTCGCGGACATCGTGCAGGAGATGGGTGTCTCCAGCTGTCGACCCGCCTGA
- a CDS encoding FAD-dependent oxidoreductase, with product MTVPSHARVVIIGGGIIGTSVAYHLTRLGWREIVLLEQGSLSGGTTWHAAGLVGQLRSTANFTRLIRYSAELYERLEAETGKATGFRRCGSLSVARTEERMVQLRRNAAMARGFGIEAHEIGLDEAKRRYPLLRTDDLVGAVWIPSDGKGNPADITQALATGARAGGARVLEKIRVTGVTLRAGAVSGVETSEGAIATDVVVNCAGIWARELARLSGVTVPLHACEHMYMVTEPIAGVAPDLPVMRDPDGHIYFKEEVGGILMGGFDPWAKPWGMQGIPADFSFGTLPEDWDKFEVLMKNAIQRVPALETAPVRLLMNGPESFTPDNYFILGEAPEVRRYYVGAGFCSGGIAAAGGAGRALAQWIADDAAPMDLSRADIRRFAPFHADPGFLRTRASEGVGVHYSIAFPNREWVSGRGLRRSPLYDRLAARGACFGSKMGWERANWFAPVGVAPEPVYSFGRQNWFPYAAAEHRATREAVAVFDQTSFGKLSLQGRDAEAVLQRLCTNDVAVPPGRIVYTGMLNERGGYESDLTVARLSDDCYQIVTGAAQITRDAHWIRRHIGDGERATLTDVSGAWAVLGLMGPRSRALLEAVTGAALDGAACPFGTLTSLAIGAAPVRAARITYVGELGWELYVPVEFAAVVYEALVGAGATLGLRDAGYYAMDSLRMEKAYRAWGHELTSDDTPLEAGLAFTVAWDKPGGFIGRDALLRQREQPLTKRLITFVLDDPGALPWGDEPIHHDGHIVGSVTSAAYGHTLGRAVAMGYVDMPGAADPRAITDAKFELEIADRCVAARGGLRAPYDPAALRVKS from the coding sequence GTGACCGTCCCCAGCCACGCGCGCGTCGTCATCATCGGCGGCGGGATCATCGGCACCTCCGTCGCCTACCACCTCACGCGGCTGGGTTGGCGTGAGATCGTGCTCCTGGAGCAGGGGAGCCTGTCCGGCGGGACGACCTGGCACGCCGCCGGGCTCGTGGGGCAGCTCCGCTCCACCGCCAACTTCACCCGCCTCATCCGCTACAGCGCCGAGCTCTACGAGCGCCTGGAGGCGGAGACGGGCAAGGCCACCGGCTTCCGCCGCTGCGGCAGCCTCTCCGTCGCACGCACGGAGGAGCGGATGGTCCAGCTCCGCCGCAACGCCGCGATGGCGCGCGGCTTCGGCATCGAGGCGCACGAGATCGGCCTCGACGAGGCGAAGCGCCGCTATCCGCTGCTGCGCACCGACGACCTGGTAGGCGCGGTGTGGATTCCCAGCGACGGCAAGGGCAACCCCGCCGACATCACCCAGGCGCTCGCCACCGGCGCGCGCGCCGGCGGCGCCCGGGTGCTGGAGAAGATCCGCGTCACCGGCGTCACGCTCCGTGCCGGCGCGGTGTCGGGGGTCGAGACATCCGAGGGCGCTATCGCCACCGACGTCGTGGTGAACTGCGCGGGCATCTGGGCGCGGGAGCTGGCCCGCCTGAGCGGTGTCACCGTGCCGCTACACGCGTGCGAGCACATGTACATGGTGACCGAGCCCATCGCCGGGGTGGCCCCGGACCTGCCCGTCATGCGCGATCCCGACGGCCACATCTACTTCAAGGAAGAGGTGGGCGGCATCCTCATGGGCGGCTTCGATCCCTGGGCCAAGCCCTGGGGCATGCAGGGCATCCCCGCCGACTTCTCGTTCGGCACGCTCCCCGAGGACTGGGACAAGTTCGAGGTCCTCATGAAGAACGCCATCCAGCGTGTGCCCGCGCTGGAGACGGCGCCGGTGCGCCTGCTGATGAACGGGCCGGAGAGCTTCACGCCCGACAACTACTTCATCCTCGGCGAGGCGCCGGAGGTGCGGCGCTACTACGTGGGCGCGGGCTTCTGCTCGGGTGGGATCGCCGCGGCGGGGGGCGCCGGCCGGGCCCTCGCCCAGTGGATTGCCGACGACGCGGCGCCGATGGACCTCTCGCGCGCCGACATCCGCCGCTTCGCCCCGTTCCACGCCGACCCTGGCTTCCTGCGCACGCGGGCGAGCGAGGGCGTGGGCGTGCACTACTCCATCGCCTTCCCCAATCGCGAATGGGTCAGCGGCCGCGGCTTGCGCCGCTCACCCCTCTACGATCGCCTCGCCGCCCGGGGCGCCTGCTTCGGCTCCAAGATGGGCTGGGAGCGGGCGAACTGGTTCGCGCCGGTGGGTGTCGCGCCGGAGCCCGTCTATTCGTTCGGGCGCCAGAACTGGTTTCCGTACGCCGCGGCCGAGCACCGCGCGACGCGCGAGGCGGTGGCGGTGTTCGACCAGACCTCATTCGGCAAGCTTTCCCTGCAGGGGCGCGACGCCGAGGCGGTGCTCCAGCGCCTCTGCACCAACGACGTGGCAGTGCCACCCGGGCGCATCGTGTACACCGGCATGCTCAACGAGCGCGGCGGGTACGAGAGCGACCTCACGGTGGCGCGGCTTTCTGACGATTGCTACCAGATCGTCACCGGCGCGGCCCAGATCACGCGGGACGCGCACTGGATCCGGCGTCACATCGGTGACGGCGAGCGCGCCACCCTCACCGACGTGAGCGGCGCGTGGGCGGTGCTCGGGCTGATGGGTCCGCGCTCGCGGGCGCTGCTGGAAGCCGTCACCGGGGCCGCGCTGGATGGAGCCGCGTGCCCGTTCGGCACGCTGACGAGCCTCGCGATCGGGGCCGCGCCGGTGCGCGCCGCCCGCATCACCTATGTCGGCGAGCTCGGCTGGGAGCTCTACGTGCCGGTGGAGTTCGCCGCCGTGGTATACGAGGCGCTGGTGGGCGCCGGCGCGACGCTCGGACTCCGAGACGCCGGATACTACGCGATGGACTCGCTCCGGATGGAGAAGGCCTATCGGGCGTGGGGGCACGAGCTGACCAGCGACGACACGCCGCTCGAGGCCGGCCTCGCCTTCACGGTGGCCTGGGACAAGCCCGGAGGCTTCATCGGACGCGACGCGCTCCTGCGGCAGCGGGAGCAGCCCCTCACCAAGCGGCTCATCACCTTCGTACTGGACGACCCGGGCGCGCTGCCGTGGGGCGACGAGCCCATCCATCACGACGGGCACATCGTCGGGTCCGTGACCTCCGCGGCCTACGGCCACACGCTGGGCCGCGCGGTGGCCATGGGCTATGTCGACATGCCGGGCGCCGCCGATCCCCGCGCCATCACGGACGCCAAGTTCGAGCTGGAGATCGCGGACCGGTGCGTCGCCGCTCGCGGTGGCCTGCGCGCGCCGTACGATCCCGCCGCGCTGCGGGTGAAGAGCTAG
- the phnY gene encoding phosphonoacetaldehyde dehydrogenase, with product MADIRRESMRIAGEHVGSGERVIEVKNPWNGALVGTVPKGTVAQVQRAFAAARAFRSPLSRHDRSLILSRTADRLASRREEIADLITAESGLCKKDTLYEVGRACDVFTFASHAALVDDSQTFSCDISAQGRRRRIHTQREPLRAIRAITPFNHPLNQVAHKVAPAIATNNRMVLKPSEKTPLTALLLTDILYDVGLPPAMLSMVTGDPREIADELITNPDAELITFTGGVEAGKYIAARMGYRRAVLELGGNDPLIVMEDADLQEASSLAVSGAYKNSGQRCTAVKRILVQESVAARFVDLLVEKTRLVKYGDPMDPTVDMGTVIDEAAASRFQGLVDDAIGRGARLLHGHERRGALYSPTVVDRVPADCELVARETFGPVAPVIRFGDIEEAIRIANSTPYGLSSAVCTNRLDWITRFVNGLEVGTVNIREVPGYRLESSPFGGIKDSGLGYKEGVLEAMKSFTNVKTYSLPWA from the coding sequence ATGGCCGACATCCGTCGCGAAAGCATGCGCATCGCCGGGGAGCACGTGGGCTCGGGCGAGCGTGTGATCGAGGTCAAGAACCCGTGGAACGGCGCGCTGGTCGGCACCGTGCCCAAGGGGACGGTGGCCCAGGTGCAGCGCGCGTTCGCGGCGGCGCGGGCCTTCCGCTCGCCCCTCTCGCGCCACGACCGCTCCCTGATCCTCAGCCGGACCGCCGACCGCCTGGCCTCGCGGCGCGAGGAGATCGCCGACCTCATCACCGCGGAGTCCGGCCTCTGCAAGAAGGACACGCTCTACGAGGTGGGCCGCGCCTGCGACGTCTTCACATTCGCCTCCCACGCCGCCCTCGTCGACGACAGCCAGACCTTCTCCTGCGACATCAGCGCGCAGGGCCGGCGCCGGCGCATCCACACCCAGCGCGAGCCGCTGCGGGCGATCAGAGCGATCACGCCCTTCAACCACCCGCTGAATCAGGTCGCGCACAAGGTGGCCCCGGCCATCGCCACCAACAACCGCATGGTGCTGAAGCCCTCGGAGAAGACGCCGCTCACCGCGCTGCTCCTGACCGACATCCTCTACGACGTGGGGCTGCCGCCGGCGATGCTGTCGATGGTGACGGGCGATCCCCGCGAGATCGCCGACGAGCTCATCACCAATCCCGATGCCGAGCTGATTACGTTCACCGGCGGGGTGGAGGCGGGCAAGTACATCGCCGCCAGGATGGGGTATCGCCGCGCCGTCCTCGAGCTGGGCGGTAACGATCCCCTCATCGTGATGGAGGACGCCGACCTCCAGGAGGCGTCGTCGCTGGCGGTGTCGGGCGCGTACAAGAACTCCGGTCAGCGCTGCACCGCGGTGAAGCGCATCCTCGTCCAGGAGTCGGTGGCCGCGCGCTTCGTGGATCTCCTCGTCGAGAAGACGCGGCTCGTCAAGTACGGCGACCCCATGGACCCGACGGTGGACATGGGCACCGTGATCGACGAGGCGGCGGCCAGCCGCTTCCAGGGCCTGGTCGACGACGCGATCGGGCGTGGCGCGCGGCTGCTCCACGGTCACGAGCGCCGCGGCGCCCTCTACAGCCCCACCGTGGTGGACCGCGTGCCGGCCGACTGCGAGCTGGTGGCGCGCGAGACCTTCGGCCCGGTGGCGCCGGTCATCCGCTTCGGCGACATCGAGGAGGCCATTCGCATCGCCAACTCCACCCCGTATGGGCTCTCGTCGGCCGTCTGCACCAATCGCCTCGACTGGATCACGCGCTTCGTGAATGGGCTCGAGGTGGGCACGGTGAACATCCGCGAGGTGCCGGGCTATCGCCTCGAGAGCTCGCCGTTCGGGGGGATCAAGGACTCAGGGCTGGGCTACAAGGAGGGCGTGCTCGAGGCGATGAAGAGCTTCACCAACGTGAAGACCTACTCCTTGCCCTGGGCCTGA
- the phnA gene encoding phosphonoacetate hydrolase, with protein MSQSPRSLTVNGRTYAWPRRPLVVVCVDGCEPDYLARAAAAGVTPWLTVARARGTDRIADCVIPSFTNPNNLSIVTGAPPSVHGICGNYFWDADAGVEVMMNDPKYLRADSILAAFSQAGAAVAVVTAKDKLRRLLGEGLRLGPDGTAACFSSERAAGTTRAEHGVDDAAAWLGRPVPSVYSAALSEFVFAAGVKLMETRRPDLVYLSTTDYVQHKHAPGTPEANAFYRMMDGYLARLDALGATVALTADHGMNGKTDAAGRPQVIYLQDVLDGWIGAGRARVILPITDPYVVHHGALGSFATVHLPGGVDAAAMVTRIAAVAGMEVVLDRDEACRRFELPKDRMGDVVAVSRKDWVIGTAEARHDLSGLDAPLRSHGGLSEQRVPLIVSRPAPGLSPAARLRNFDIYDVALNHAA; from the coding sequence ATGAGTCAGTCCCCACGCTCGCTGACCGTGAACGGCCGGACCTATGCCTGGCCCCGCCGTCCCCTGGTGGTCGTCTGCGTGGACGGCTGCGAGCCCGACTACCTCGCGCGCGCGGCGGCGGCAGGCGTCACGCCTTGGCTGACCGTGGCGCGGGCCCGGGGAACGGATCGGATCGCCGACTGCGTCATCCCGAGCTTCACCAATCCCAACAACCTCTCCATCGTGACGGGCGCGCCCCCGTCGGTGCACGGGATCTGCGGCAACTACTTCTGGGACGCGGACGCCGGGGTCGAGGTGATGATGAACGACCCCAAGTACCTGCGCGCCGACTCGATCCTCGCCGCCTTCTCCCAGGCCGGCGCCGCCGTCGCGGTGGTGACGGCGAAGGACAAGCTGCGCCGTCTGCTCGGCGAGGGCTTGCGCCTCGGGCCCGATGGCACCGCGGCGTGCTTCTCGTCCGAGCGCGCCGCCGGGACGACGCGCGCCGAGCACGGCGTCGACGATGCCGCCGCGTGGCTCGGGCGGCCGGTGCCCTCGGTGTACAGCGCGGCGCTCTCCGAGTTCGTGTTCGCCGCGGGCGTCAAGCTCATGGAGACCCGGCGGCCCGACCTCGTCTATCTCTCCACCACCGACTACGTGCAGCACAAGCACGCGCCGGGGACGCCGGAGGCCAACGCGTTCTACCGGATGATGGACGGCTATCTCGCGCGTCTGGACGCGCTCGGCGCCACCGTGGCCTTGACCGCCGATCACGGGATGAACGGGAAGACCGACGCCGCGGGGCGGCCGCAGGTGATCTACCTCCAGGATGTGCTCGACGGGTGGATCGGCGCGGGCCGCGCCCGGGTGATCCTCCCCATCACCGATCCGTACGTGGTCCACCACGGCGCCCTCGGCTCCTTCGCCACCGTGCATCTGCCCGGGGGGGTCGACGCGGCGGCCATGGTCACGCGGATCGCCGCCGTCGCCGGCATGGAGGTAGTGCTGGACCGCGACGAAGCCTGCCGGCGCTTCGAGCTGCCCAAGGACCGGATGGGCGACGTGGTCGCGGTGTCGCGGAAGGACTGGGTGATCGGCACCGCGGAAGCCCGGCACGATCTCTCGGGGCTGGACGCGCCGCTCCGCTCCCACGGCGGCCTCAGCGAGCAGCGGGTCCCGCTGATCGTGAGCCGGCCCGCCCCGGGCCTGTCTCCCGCGGCGCGCCTCCGGAACTTCGACATCTACGACGTCGCGCTCAACCACGCCGCCTGA
- a CDS encoding site-2 protease family protein, which produces MPLWPFTRHGRRPLPAAPSERFLVLQDLARRNVEDVLAISEQGARGNAFIFGGELLMEPGRACDLLQGRLRPHGYAPFINRERGHTWIQVLPLGDVAEAARIGLNLALFILTVFSTLAAGSMVAGSFPWVTFDPLVEPARLLDGLPFAFTLLAILGTHEFGHYFTARAYGASVSLPYFIPAPPPLFLFGTLGAVIRMRSPARDRNSLFDIAAAGPLAGLVIAIPALWLGLSWSHVAAIPDGGTMAFGDSLLMRLMTWLMFGRIPDGMDVFVHPVALAGWVGLFVTALNLFPVGQLDGGRIVYALFGPQHRKVSLATFVALIALGAISGSLNWIVFAGLIAILIGFHHSPPLDDVTPLSPGRYAVGVLCLVLLVLLVPPVPFSFT; this is translated from the coding sequence ATGCCGCTCTGGCCCTTCACACGACACGGCCGGCGGCCGCTCCCGGCGGCGCCGTCCGAGCGATTCCTCGTGCTGCAGGACCTCGCCCGCCGCAATGTGGAGGACGTGCTCGCGATCAGCGAGCAGGGCGCCCGCGGCAATGCCTTCATCTTCGGGGGTGAGCTCTTGATGGAGCCGGGCCGCGCCTGCGACCTGCTCCAGGGGCGCCTCCGCCCCCACGGATATGCCCCCTTCATCAACCGGGAGCGCGGGCACACCTGGATCCAGGTGCTGCCGCTGGGTGACGTGGCCGAGGCCGCGCGCATCGGGCTCAACCTCGCGCTGTTCATCCTGACGGTGTTCTCCACGCTGGCCGCGGGGTCCATGGTGGCCGGCTCCTTCCCCTGGGTGACATTCGATCCCTTGGTGGAGCCCGCGCGCCTCCTCGACGGGCTGCCCTTCGCATTCACGCTGCTCGCCATCCTGGGGACCCACGAGTTCGGCCACTACTTCACCGCGCGCGCCTACGGGGCCTCGGTGAGCCTGCCCTACTTCATCCCGGCGCCGCCGCCCCTGTTCCTCTTCGGGACCCTGGGCGCGGTAATCCGCATGCGCTCGCCCGCGCGCGACCGCAACTCGCTGTTCGACATCGCCGCCGCCGGCCCGCTCGCCGGCCTCGTGATCGCGATCCCCGCCCTGTGGCTGGGGCTCTCGTGGTCGCACGTGGCCGCGATCCCGGATGGCGGCACGATGGCGTTCGGCGACTCCCTCCTCATGCGCCTCATGACCTGGCTCATGTTCGGCAGGATCCCGGATGGCATGGACGTGTTCGTGCATCCCGTCGCGCTCGCCGGCTGGGTGGGGCTGTTCGTCACCGCGCTCAATCTCTTCCCGGTGGGGCAGCTCGACGGCGGGCGCATCGTCTACGCGCTGTTCGGGCCCCAGCACCGCAAGGTGTCGCTGGCGACCTTCGTGGCTCTGATCGCGCTGGGCGCGATCTCGGGCTCGCTCAACTGGATCGTGTTCGCGGGGCTGATCGCCATCCTCATCGGGTTCCACCACAGCCCGCCCCTCGACGACGTCACCCCGTTGTCGCCGGGGCGCTACGCGGTCGGCGTGCTCTGTCTCGTGCTGCTCGTGCTGCTGGTCCCGCCCGTTCCCTTCTCCTTCACCTAA